Below is a genomic region from Pseudazoarcus pumilus.
CGCGGGCGCGCCGCGATCTGCGTTCAGCGCGCGGGGCGCAGATTGGCGACGCCTTCGATGCGGTCCCCTGCGCCGATGCCGCGCTCGTCGAACCAGCCCTCGTTCATCTCCAGCGCATAGCGCGCGGACTTGGCCGCGCAGTGGCTGGTCTCGGTCTGCGGCTGCATGTCGGCGATGTTCAGGATCGTGCCGTCACGCGCGAGAAAGGCCACCGACAGCGGAATCAGCGTGTTCTTCATCCACATGCAGTGGCGCGCGTCGTACTCGAACACGAACACCATGCCGCGATTCTCGGCCATCGATTCGCGGTGCATCAGGCCCACCTGGCGTGTCTGCGGCGTGTTGGCCATCTCCGCGGTGATGCGGTACATGCCGGCCGTGAGTTGCACCAACGGCATCTGCTGCGCGGCCGCGACACCCACGAGGCACAGCAGGATGAGCGCAATGGCAAGACGGGACAGGTTGCGACGCATCGACTTCGTCCTGAAAACGGGAAACGGGACCGATTCTAGCGCGCCCGGCGGCGCGCCGGCGCATCCGGGTTCGCCTCGCGCCACTGTCCCGGCGCCAGCCCGTCGAGCGACCACGGCCCGATGGCCGTTCGCACCAGACGCAGCGTCGGGAGGCCGACCCTGGCCGTCATGCGCCGCACCTGACGGTTCTTGCCTTCGCGCAGCACGATCTCCAGCCAGCTCGTGGGCACGCTCTTGCGAAAGCGCACCGGCGGGTCACGCGGCCACAGCCAGTCGGGCTCGGGCACGCGACGCGCCTCGCACGGCCGCGTGCGAAAGTCGCCCAGGTCCAGCCCGCCCGCGCGCAGCGCCGCCAACGCCGCTTCATCGGGCTCGCCCTCGACCTGCACCAGATAGGTCTTGGGCTGCTTGGCGCGCGGGTCGGTGATGCGGTGCTGTAGCGCGCCGTCATCGGTGAGCACCAGCAATCCTTCCGAATCGGTGTCCAGCCGCCCGGCAGCATACACGCCGGGCACGTCGATGAAATCCTTGAGCGTCGGGCGCGAACCGTCGCCCGAGAACTGGCAGATCACGCCATGGGGCTTGTTGAACAGGATCAGTCGCGCCACGGATCAGTCGCCGTCCGCCCTGCGCGGCGCATCATTCTCGATGTCGGCCACCACGACGGACAGCGCATCGGTCGAGATCACCACCTCGGCCAGCGACAGCAGCAGCGAAATCGTCAGCAGCAAGGTACTCGCGCCGAACATCAGCTTGCCCGGCAACTGCTCGTCGACGAACAGCGCGAACATCGAC
It encodes:
- a CDS encoding DUF192 domain-containing protein; protein product: MRRNLSRLAIALILLCLVGVAAAQQMPLVQLTAGMYRITAEMANTPQTRQVGLMHRESMAENRGMVFVFEYDARHCMWMKNTLIPLSVAFLARDGTILNIADMQPQTETSHCAAKSARYALEMNEGWFDERGIGAGDRIEGVANLRPAR
- a CDS encoding pseudouridine synthase produces the protein MARLILFNKPHGVICQFSGDGSRPTLKDFIDVPGVYAAGRLDTDSEGLLVLTDDGALQHRITDPRAKQPKTYLVQVEGEPDEAALAALRAGGLDLGDFRTRPCEARRVPEPDWLWPRDPPVRFRKSVPTSWLEIVLREGKNRQVRRMTARVGLPTLRLVRTAIGPWSLDGLAPGQWREANPDAPARRRAR